From Scleropages formosus chromosome 9, fSclFor1.1, whole genome shotgun sequence, one genomic window encodes:
- the LOC108923530 gene encoding transcription factor AP-1-like, giving the protein METTFYDDSLNTAFSQHDGTGYGYDPKALKQNMTLNLSDPSGTLKPHLRAKVNDILTSPDVGLLKLASPELERLIIQSSNGLITTTPTPTQFLCPKNVTDEQEGFAEGFVRALAELHHQNMPSVTSAPQTSANSALAPVSSVAGSAAYSSALRAEPPVYADLNTFNPAISTAQAPGYSSASPALSYTSAPPQRAMSSLPVQHPRLQALKEEPQTVPEMPGETPPLSPIDMESQERIKAERKRMRNRIAASKCRKRKLERISRLEDKVKNLKSQNSELASTANMLREQVAQLKQKVMNHVNSGCQLMLTQQLQTF; this is encoded by the coding sequence ATGGAGACTACTTTCTACGACGACTCCCTGAACACCGCCTTCTCCCAGCACGACGGCACCGGTTACGGATACGACCCCAAGGCGCTGAAGCAGAACATGACCCTCAACCTGTCGGACCCTTCGGGGACCCTGAAGCCGCACCTGCGGGCCAAAGTCAACGACATCCTCACCTCTCCGGACGTGGGGCTCCTCAAACTGGCCTCCCCCGAGCTGGAGAGGCTCATCATCCAGTCGAGCAACGGCCTCATCACCACCACCCCGACCCCGACCCAGTTCCTCTGTCCCAAGAACGTGACGGACGAGCAGGAGGGCTTCGCCGAGGGCTTTGTGCGGGCGCTGGCCGagctgcaccaccagaacatgCCCAGCGTCACGTCTGCCCCGCAGACGAGCGCCAACAGCGCCCTGGCGCCCGTGTCCTCCGTCGCGGGCAGCGCCGCCTACAGCTCCGCCTTGCGCGCAGAGCCGCCCGTCTACGCCGACCTGAACACGTTCAATCCGGCCATCAGCACGGCGCAGGCGCCCGGCTACAGCAGCGCGAGCCCGGCGCTGAGCTACACGTCGGCCCCGCCGCAGCGCGCCATGAGCAGCCTGCCCGTGCAGCACCCGCGCCTGCAGGCGCTCAAGGAGGAGCCGCAGACCGTCCCGGAGATGCCCGGCGAGACGCCCCCTCTGTCCCCCATCGACATGGAGAGCCAGGAGCGCATCAAGGCCGAGAGGAAGCGCATGAGGAACAGGATCGCCGCTTCCAAGTGCCGCAAGAGGAAGCTGGAGAGGATCTCGAGGCTGGAGGACAAGGTGAAGAACCTCAAGTCGCAGAACTCGGAGCTCGCGTCCACGGCCAACATGCTGCGCGAGCAGGTGGCGCAGCTCAAGCAGAAGGTGATGAACCACGTGAACAGCGGCTGTCAGCTCATGTTGACGCAGCAACTGCAGACCTTCTGA